The nucleotide window CGCCGCCGGCGCCGGGCTGCTGTTGTCGTTGCCCCCGTACGGGCTGTGGTTCCTGGCGCCGGTCGCGGTGGCGCTGCTGGCCGCCGCGACGCACCGGCGGCGGCTGCGCGCCGGTCTGGGCCTGGGCATGCTCGCCGGGCTGGTGCTGTTCGTGCCGCTGCTGGACTGGACGAACCTGGCCGCCGGCTGGCTGCCGTGGATCATGCTGTCGCTGGCGCAGGCCGGCTATCTGGCGCTGGTCGGCCTCGCCGGTGCCTGGCTGTCGCCGCTGCACGACCGGTGGCGGGTGCTGTGGCCGCTGACCGCCGGCCTGCTCTGGGTGACCCAGGAGGCGCTGCGGGACCGGGCGCCGTTCGGCGGGTTCCCGTGGGGGCGGCTCGCGTTCAGCCAGGGCGACGCGCCCGCGCTGCGCCTGGCCGTCCTCGGCGGTGCGCCGCTGGTGACGTTCGCGGTCGCCGCCGCCGGTGGTGCCCTGGTCGCCCTGGCCTGGCGGCGCTGGTCGCGGCCGCGGACCTGGGCCGGCGCGGCCGGGTTCGCCGCGGTGGCGGCGGTGCTCGTCGCCGGGCCCGCCCTGGTGCCGGTCGCCACGCCGGCCGGGGAGACCCGCACCGTCGCGATCGTGCAGGGCAACGTGCCGCGCCTCGGCCTGGACTTCAACGCCCAGCGGGCGGCGGTGCTGCTCAACCACGTCCGGGCCACCCAGAACCTGGCCGACGAGGTGCGGCTGGGCCGCAAGCCGAAGCCGGAACTGGTGATCTGGCCGGAGAACTCCAGCGACATCGACCCGCTGCGCAACCCCGACGCCGCGCAGCAGATCGCCGCCGCGGCCACCGCGATCGGGGTGCCGATCCTGGTCGGCGCGGTCCTGCGCGGTGACGTGCCCGGCGAGATCCGCAACGCCGGCATCCTGTGGAAGCCGGTCACCGGCCCCGACCTGGACCAGGTGTACATCAAGCGGCACCCGGTGCCGTTCGCCGAGTACATGCCGCTGCGCCCGATCGCCCGGGTGGTCAGCGCCAAGGCCGACCTGGTGAAGAACATGGTCGCCGGGCAGACCCCGGGCGTGGTGCGCACCCCGGCGATCACCGTCGGCGACGTCATCTGTTTCGAGGTGGCCTACGACTCGATCGTGCGCGACACCGTCACCGGCGGCGCGCAGATCCTCGCCGTGCAGACGAACAACGCCACCTTCAACGAGGCCGAGGCCCGCCAGCAGCTGGCCATGGTGCGGCTGCGGGCCGTTGAGCACGGCCGGGAGGCGGTCATGGTGTCGACGGTCGGTGTGTCCGCTTTCGTCGGCACCGACGGCCGGGTCCACTCGCCGACCGGCTTCAACGTCGCCGCCGTGGTCCTGCGTGGCATTCACGTCGGTGGACCGCGTACGCTGGCGACTCGTCTGGGGCATTGGCCGGAGCTAGCCGCGGTCGGTTTGGCCGTGCTCCTGCTGGCCCTGGCCGCGCCGATGCGCCGGCGCCGTAACGGCGACAACCCCGCCGCGGAACACACGACGGAGGAACGGTGAGCGACGCGAACCCGACGGCAGCGGGCGCGGAGGGATATCCGGGGATCGGACGCATCCTCGTGGTCATCCCGACCTACAACGAGGCCGACAACATCCGCCTGATCACGGAGCGGGTCCGCCGGGCCGTGCCGTCGGTCGACATCCTCGTCGCCGACGACAACTCGCCCGACGGCACCGGCGGCATCGCCGACGAGATCTCCGCCGCCGACGACCACGTCTTCGTGCTGCACCGCGCCGGTAAGGAAGGCCTCGGCGCCGCCTACGTCGCCGGGTTCGCCTGGGCGAAGAACAAGGGCTACGACGCCGTCGTGGAGATGGACGCCGACGGCTCGCACGCGCCCGAGGAGCTGCACAAGCTGCTCGACGCGCTGCGCGACACCGACGCCGTGCTCGGCACCCGCTACATACCCGGCGGCAGCGTGCACAACTGGCCGATCCACCGGCTGCTGCTGTCGCGGGGCGGCAACATCTACATCCGGATGGCGCTGGGCATGCCGTTCCGCGACGCCACCGGCGGCTACCGCGCCTACCGGATGCCGGTCCTCGACGCGATCGACGTCGCCACCGTCGCCTCCACCGGCTACTCGTTCCAGGTCGAGCTGGCCTGGCGCACCTACCGGCACGGTTTCCGGATGGCCGAGGTGCCGATCACGTTCACCGAGCGCGAACACGGCGTCAGCAAGATGAGCGGCAACATCTTCAAGGAACAGCTGCTCAGGGTCACCGTGTGGGGTGCGACGGCCCGCCGCGACGCGCTGCTGTCGCGGCTGGGACGCAAGCCCCGGCCCGGTTCGACCTGGCCGTGACCGCGCACCGGCGTGTCATGCTGGACTGGTCCTGGTGACGCGCCGGAAGGTTGTGGATGATGCGCCGAGGCCTGGCTCTGCTCCCGTTGGTGCTGCTGCTGCTGGCGGTGGCCGAGTTCGCCGTGTTCGTGGCGGTGGTGCACGCCATCGGCGCCTTCTGGGCGCTGATGATCATCATTGGGTCGAGCATCGCCGGGCTGGCCCTGCTGCGCCGTGAGGGCGTCCGCGGCTGGCGGGCGTTCCGCGAGGCCGCCGAGTCCGGCCGACCGCCGGGCGCGCAGGTCAGCAACTCCCTCGTCGGGCTCCTGGGCGCGCTGCTGCTGGCCGTGCCCGGATTCATCAGCGCCGGCGCCGGCCTGCTGCTGGTGCTGCCGCCGGGCCGGATCTTCGCCCGCCGCGCCGTCGAGCGCGCCACCGAGCGCCGGGTGTCGTCCGCGGTCGCCGGTGACCTGTTCGGCCCCCGGCACGTGCGGGTGCACCAGTCAGACCCCCTCGCCGACCCGCCGCCGGCCTCCCCGGCCGCGCCCGGCGGGGTCATCCAGGGCGAGGTCGTCGAGGGCGAGATCGTCCGCTGAGGCGGCCGGTCACCACCTGGCTCCCGCTGCCGCCCGCGTGTTCATGACCGGGCCCAGCCCACGGGCACAGCAAATCGCCGTCCCGCAGCTGCGGGACGGCGATCGGTGTTGCCGCGGTCAGCGCCCTCGACGGGTGCGAACCTCCTGGAGCCGCTCGTTGAGGATGTCCTCCAGCTCCGAGATCGATCGGCGCTCGAGCAGCATGTCCCAGTGGGTACGCGGCGGCTTGGCCTTCTTCTGCTCCGGCTCGTTGCCGTCGACCAGTCGCGCGACGCTGCCGTCGAACTTGCACTCCCAGGTGATCGGCACCTCGGCGTCGACGGCGAACGGCACCTCGAACTGGTGACCCTTGACGCACAGGTACTCGCGGGTCTGCCGAGGGGCCAACTCCGTGTTGCGGTCGGACTCGTAGCTGACTGCGCCTAGACGGCTGCCACGCAGCATGCGTTCGCCCATGATCGGCTTTCCCCTCGCTCGTGGTGCTGCTTCCGTTGGTGTAACGAAAGGGGCGGTCGCGAGATTCCTGGCGACCGCCGTGTGTCGGCGGTGTTAACGCAACGAGCGTAACCGCCCGGATGCATTATCGGCCGTTCCAGTCCCGTCTTGAAGTGGACCTTGGTCCACTTTACTGGATTTTGTGAGATCTGCGGATGGTGCGATGTCTGTCACCGTGTCGCCGGTGCGGTGATTTCGACCCCGCCCCGCCCGTCGCCCGGCCCCTGCGCGGGAACCGCCCGGCCCGGACCCAGCGACGCCAGCGCCGAGGCCAGGTCGCTGACCTGAGCCGAGAGCTGCGCCACCCGCGCGTGCGCGGCGTCGGCGCCGGTGTTCGCCGCGTCGAGCCGCTGCCGCAGCGCGGCCAGGTCCCGCTCGGCGTCGGCCCGGACCTGGTCGAGGGTGGCGCGCAGCGCCTCCGCCTCCCGCCCGGCGACGTCCCGCTCCGCCTCGGCCAGCCGCGCCGCCTCCCCGGCCGCCTGCGCCTCGGCGCGAGCCGTGGCCAGCTCCGAACGAGCCGCCTCCGCGGCCGCCTGCGCCTCGGCGCGAACCGCAGCCAGCTCCGAACGAGCCGCCTCCGCGGCCGCCTGCGCCTCGGTGCGGGCCGTGGCCAGTTCCGCGCGGGCCGCCTCCCGGCCCGCGTCAGCGGCCGCCGCGGCCTGCCGGTCCTGCCCGGCGTCGCGCCGCGCCGCGGCCAGCTCCTCGCCGGCGGCCTCGGCCTGCCGCCGGGCCCCGGCCAGCGCCTCCCCGGCGGTCGTGATCTCCTGCCGGGCCGCCGCCAGGTCCCGCCCCAGCGCGGCTGCCTCCCCGCGTGCCTCGTCGGCCTCCCCACGGGCGGCCGACGCCGCGGCACGGGCGGCGTCACGGTCCGCCTCGGCCTGCACCCGCAGCGCGGCCGCGGCGCTGGCCGCCGCCTGTGCCTCGTCACGCCCGGCGACGGCGCGGCGGGCGTCGACAGTGGCCGACTCGGCCACCCGGCGGGCGTCGTCGGCGGCCCGCACGGCGTCGTCACGCTCGGCGCGGGCGACCACCGCCTGCTGCACGGCCGTCCCGGCGGCCTCCGCGGCCCGGTCCGCGTCGCGGCGGGCGTCGTCGCGCTCGGTGTGCGCGGCGGCGACCTGCCGGGAGGTCTCCGCCCGCACCTCGGCCACCTGCCGCTCCACCCCGGCCGGTGACATCTCGGCGTGCAGGGCCTCGCTGAGGGTGCCGACGAGCTGGTCCAGCCGGTCGACGGCCTCCCAGGTGCGGGCGACCTGCCCGGCCAGCCCGGGGGAGGCCCGGTGCCGCATCCGCACGTTGCGCGACGCCCGCTGGCACTCGCCGTCGTTGTCGCGGCAGTAGCGGAACGGGCGCCCGGCGGCGGCCCGCTGCGGCACGGGCCGTCCACAGTGCGCGCAGGGCCGCGTCTCGGTCGCCGGGTCCCCGCCGAAGGGCCCACCGTCGGGCCGGTCGCCGGAGGAGCCGGTGCCGGGGGAGCCGGTGTGCGCGGGCCCGGTCATCACGGAAGTGTCGTCATCCACCATCGCGCACCGACCCTAGACCCACCCACCGACATCACCACGCCACCGCGCCGATGCCAGGACCCGCTCAACCACCCGGCGCCGGTTGGACGCGCGCACTCTGGACCTGTCGATGCCGCCGGCGGGGCGGCGCCGGTTCTCGGCTGCCGCGGACCCGGGTCAGGGCAGGCGGCCGGTGATGCAGGGGTCGTCCGGGTCGATCTTCGCGACGATACGGCGCCCGATCTCACCGAGCTGGCGCTGCTGGACCTTGGTGAGCGCGTCGAAGATCAGCCGTTGCACCTCGGCGACGTGCCCGGGCGCGGTGGCGACGACCTTGTCCCAGCCGGTGCCGGTCAGGATCGCCAGGGTGTAGCGGCCGTCGGCCGGGTCGGGGGTGCGCCGGATCAGCCCGCGTTTCTCCAGCCGGGCGACGACCTGGGAGAGCCGCGACAGCGAACCCTCGGCGAAGCCGGCCAGCACACTCATCCGCAGGGTGCGCTCCGGCGCCATCGAGAGTCCGGCCAGCACCTGGTATTCGAAGTGGCTGAGCCCGGCGTCGCGCTGCAGCTGGGCGTCGAGCGCCGCGGGCAGTCGCATCATCATCGCGGCCAGCGCCATCCAGGTCTGATTCTGGTCCTCGTCCAGCCACCGCGGCTCCTGAGCGTCTCCCATGCCATCGAGCATAACTTCACGTGTGAAGTGACCCAAACCCGAGATTACTTGCTCCTTGAAGTAACCACGGCTACGGTTCACTCAACGTTTGAAGTCATCTAGCGGCCGGAGGGCCTCCATGAACATCGTCCTGTGGATCATCGCCGGCCTGCTGGCCGCCGCCTTCGCGGCCGCCGGGGTGCTGAAGCTGTCCCGCTCCAAGGAACAGCTCGCCGCGTCCGGGCTGGCCTGGACCGAGGACTTCAGCGCCGGCACGGTCAAGCTGATCGGGGCGGTGGAACTGCTCGCCGCCGTCGGGCTGATCCTGCCCGCGCTGCTGGACATCGCGCCGGTGCTCGTCCCGCTCGCCGCGACCGGCCTGGTCCTGACCATGATCGGCGCCATCGTGGTGCACGCCCGCCGCAAGGAGTACTCCGGCATCGCCGTCAACGTCGTCCTCCTGCTGCTCGCCGCCGTCGTGGCGTGGGGACGGTTTGGCCCCTACTCCTTCTGACCACCACCCCCGCCGCCCTGGAGGGTCCGTCATGACCACGACCGCCACCATCGACACCGTCGCCGGCGCCCTCCCTGGAGCAGGCCACCGCCGGCCACACCCACAGCAAGATCGTCGTCACCCTTGACCGCTGAGCCCACCCTTGGCACTGCGGCCCGGGCGCGGGTGACCCAGGCCGCGCACAGGCCTGTCCCGGCCTCTCCACCCTCGCAGAACGACGGCAGGTGAAGTCATGACCGACCACATCGACGACCCGTTCAACCCGGCCGTCCCCGCCGGCGCCTACGACGACCTGCTCACCCGGGTCCTGCCCCAGGCCCGCGGCCAGCGCAGGTGGGAACCCGCCGACGGGCCGCTACCGGCCCTGTTCGTCAGCCACGGCGCCCCGCCGACCCTCGACGATCCCCGATGGCTCGCCGACCTGTTCACCTGGGGCCAGTCCCTGCCGAAACCCCGGGCGATCGTCGTGGTCTCCGCACACTGGGAGAACGCGCCGGTCGCGGTCTCCTCGGCCGCGGCCGGCGCCCCGCTGTACTACGACTACGGCGGCTTCCACCCCCGCTACTACACGCTGAAGTACGCCACCCCGGACGCCACCGACCTGACCCGCCGCATCGCCGGCGCCCTCGGCCGCGGTACCGAGGTGCACCAGTTCACCGACCGGGGCCTCGACCACGGCGCGTTCATCCCGCTGATGGCGATGTACCCCGCCGCGGACGTGCCGGTCGTGCAGCTTTCCATGCCCAGCCTCGACCCACAGGCCCTGCTCACCCTCGGGCAACGCCTGCGCGGCCTGCGCGAGGAGGGCGTCCTCGTCGTCGGCTCCGGGTTCATGACACACAGCTTCGCCGTCATGCGTGACCCCGGCCTCGCCGGACACCTCGAAGCCTTCGACCAGTGGGCCGCCGACGCGCTGACCCGCGGCGACGTCGACGCCCTGAGCGACTACCGCGCCAAGGCGCCCGGCGCCCGGATCTCCCACCCCACCGCCGACCACTTCGTACCGCTGCTGCTGACCATCGGCGCCGCCACCGACCCGGCCGCCGTCACCACGGCCATCGAACGCATGTGGTTCGGCAACTCCATCCGCTCCGTCCAGATCAGCTGACCGGCACCGCGCACCCATTTGGACGATCTCCGCCCGGCGGCCGGTCCCGGAGGCGCGACGTCGCACCCAGCGGCCCGGTTTTCCGGTCGGCCCCGGTCCTGCGTTTGCCGGCCACGCTGCGCGTACCGGATGACGGTCTGATGTCTTTTCAGCCGCGGAGGAATTCCTTGACGGCGGGCGCGACCACCTGGGCTTTCACGATGTGGGTCTGGCCGGGCAGGGTGCGGTATTCGGACTTCGGCAGGGCCTCGCTGAGCGCCTTCGCGGCGTTGCGCATGTATCTCGGGCTCTTGCCGCCGTCCATGACGATCGCCGGCGCGCGCACCTGCGACCACCGGGCGGCGTCCAGTGGCAGGCCGCGGCCGGTGTCGCCGAGGATGCGCAGGTCGTAGGGCAGGGTCGGTGCTACGGCCTTGAGCTTGCCGAAGACAGGGGTCAGCGACATGATCCACACCACGACGCCGGGGACGCCGACGTGGCGCAGGAACATCTTGACCGCGCCGCCGTTGTCGCCGGCGGCGATCAGGGCCTCGGTTCGCGGCACGTAGGTGTCCGGGCGGGCCGGGTGCGTGTCGTCGACGATGAACGGCGGCTCGTAGAGGGCGAGCCGGCCGACGCCGTCGAGGCGGTTCGCGGCGTCGGCGGCGAGTACCGCGCCGGAGGAGCAGCCGACCAGGTGGGCGGTGCCGCCGGCGGCCTCGATCAGCGCGGCGAGGTCCTCGATCTCGCGGTCGGCGGACCAGGGCGCGGTGTCGCCGCTCGCGCCGCGGCCGCGGCGGTCGTAGATGAAGACGGTGTACTCGTCGGAGAGGGCCTCGGCGAGGTCGCGGGCCGGGCCGTTGCCGCGGTAGCACATGGCGCCGTCGACGACGATCAGCGCGGGCCCGGAGCCGACCGTCTCGTAGGCGATGGTGGTGCCGTCGGCGGAGGTGACAGTTGCCATGGTCTCGTCCTTCAGGAGTCGATGGTCTCGAGCGATTCGAGGAACGGCCGCCAGCGCGCGGTGTCCGCGGCGGCGAAGAGCTCGTGGCCGGCGACCAGGGTGCCGTTCAGGCCACGGATGAAGCGGTAGAGGGCGTCCGGGGTGGCGATGCCCAGCGTGTGCGGGTTGGTGAAGTAGACGACGCCGTCGCCGGTCAGCGCGCCGCGCGCCGGGTCGCCCACGCGCGGGGCCGCCTCCAGGCCCAGCGCCGCGTGCAGGCGGCGCCAGGTGCGCGGCCAGTCGGTGACCGGCGGCCCGAAGAGCGTCACCGGCGTCGCCGTGCGGCCGGGGAAGCGGCGCAGGTACTGCACCAGGGTCTCGAAGAACAGCTCGGTGCCGTAGCGCATCGCCTCGAACTCCTCGGCCCAGTCGTCGCCGGGCAGGAAGCCGCTGGTCACGGTCCGCAGGACGGTGCCGGCCCGGTCGCGGCCCTCGATCAGATACTCGTACGCGACGAAGCGGCCGTCGCCCGCCGTCGCGGTGCGGTACGCGAAGCGGTGCGGCGGCTCCGAGACGGTGACGGTGCCGTCGGGGATCCAGCCGTCGCCGAACGAGGTCCGCACGGTCGCGCCGTCGACCTCGGTGGCGCCGACGAACCAGGAGCTGATGCCCGGCCCGGTGGCGATGGCGTCCCAGACCTGCCCGGGGGTGGCCGGCACCTCGGCGTCGAGCCGGGCCTCGAAGTCCTTGCCCATCTCAGCCCTCCCGGGTGACGGCCGGGTGCACGGCGACGACCAGGCGGTGGCGGCGCCCGCCGGGGGCGTCCTCGTCGTGGTAGCGGCTCACCAGCCGGGTGACGGCCACGGTCAGCTCCTCGGCGAACGCGGCCCGGTCGGCGGCGCCGGCGAAGCGGACCTCGCCGTCGATGGCGAACGTGGCGACCCGCTGCCGGGCCTTGCCGGCGCCGGTGATCAGCTCGCCGACGTCGCGGACCAGGCGGGCGGCGACGGCGAGCAGCCAGCGCGCCGACAGCCGGTCCGGGTCCCGGGACGGGTCCGGTGCGAGCGCGGCCATCGTGGCCGGTGAGATCACGTACGACGCGGCGGTGGCGCGCAGCATCCGCTCGGTGACGTTGCCCTTGCGGCGCTCCTCGACCAGCTCGATCATGCCGTGCTGCTCCAGGGTGCGCAGGTGGTAGTTGACCTTCTGCCGGGGGAGCCCGACCTTGGCGGCGAGCATCGTCGCCGAGCCGGGCACGGCCAGCTCGGCGAGCAGCCGGCTGCGGATCGGATCCAGGCTGACCGCGGCCGCGGCCGGGTCCTCGATGACGGCGATGCTCTCCATGAGGAACACCCTCCCACCGACAAAAAGATTTGTCTAGCCGAAAATCATGGTCGGTGTGGCCGCGGTACGGTTGATCACGTGCCCGGACCGCCGCAGGACCTCGTCGAGGACGCCGACGCGGCGCAGGAGCTGCCGCACAACTCCTACAACGGCGTCACCGGCGGGATCTGGCGGGTGCGGCGCGACGGCGGCACCGCGGTCCTGAAGATCTCCACCCCGGGCCGCCCGGACGCCGCCGAGCACCTGCGGGCCTCCGACGAGCCCGGGCACTGGAACTACTGGCGGCGCGAACAGCTGGCGTACCGGACCGGGCTGGCCGGCGCCGCGTTCGCCGACGCCGGGCTGTCCGCGCCCGCCCTGATCGATGTGGAGGAACGCGCCGACTCGTCGGTCGCCCTGTGGCTGGAGGACGTCGCCGGCACGCCCGGCATCGACTGCGGGCCCGCGGAGTTCGGCGACGTCGCGTACCGGGTCGGCGCGGGGCAGGCCCGCTGGCTCGGCCGGCCGCCGGCCGACGCCTGGCTGGCGCGGGACTTCCTGCGCGACTACACCACGGCGCAGTCGCAGTTCGACGAACCCGACTGGGAACATCCCGTCGCGGTCGCCGCGTGGTCGCCGGGGCTGCGCGACGACCTGCGTACGCTGTGGCGGCGCCGGACCGAGGTGCTCGCCGCCGCCGACCGGCTGCCGCGCACCCTGTGCCACCACGACCTGTGGCCGATGAACCTGGTGCTCGCCGCGCGGGGCCCGGTCCTGCTCGACTGGGCGTTCACCGGGCCGGGCGCGATCGGCGAGGACGTCGCGAACCTGACCCTCGACGCGTTCTTCGACGGCCTGATCGACGTGACGCTGCTCGACGAGGTCGCGGCCACGGTCGGGGACGGCTACCGGCGCGGCCTCGGCGGCGCCGTCGACGACGCCACCGTCGGCCGGGCGATCAGGCTGACCGGGGCGGCGAAGTACTACTGGCTGGCGCCGCGGATGCTCCACGCGGTGGCCCGGGGCCCGGCCCGGCCCGCCTACGACACCCGCGAGACGACGGCGATCTTCGCCGGCCGGGCGCCGGTGCTGTCGCTGCTGGCCCGCTGGGCCCGCGACAGCCTGGACGGCTGAGACTTCTCAGTCCGGCAGCAGCATCGCGGCCTTCTCGTCCGTCCCGGCCAGTGAGTACACGGCGCCGGGGCCGGTGACGAACGGCGCTACCGCGGCCGCGGTCAGCCGCCGCACGGCGACGCCGTCGTCGAACCCGTTGGCGACGCAACCCGAGTACCGCAGCATGATCTCGGTCGAGCCGGCCGCCGAGCGCACCCGCAGCACGACGGCCTCGTCCCCGTAGGCCACCTCGGGCGCGCAGTCCTGGGGATTGTCGGGTCCGCCGCCGATCGGCGCCTGCGCTATCCGCCGAATCGCCCGGTCGGCCTCGGCGCCGGTCAGACGCAGGCCCGACACCAGCCACGGTTCGTCGCGGAGCTCGTACTTGCAGACCGAGACGGCGGTGACGTCCCGCAGGGCCGCGACCTCGACCGGGCCGGCCGGGCGCAGGCTCGGCCGGGTGCTGATCGGGTGCGTGGTGGGACAGCCGAAGGCGTCGATGTCGACCCGGTGGATCGTGGCGGCGATCAGCTCGCGCAGCGCCACCGGCGCCTGCACCACGACCTCCACCCCGGCCAGGCGCACCGTGATGCGGTCGCCGTCGCGCTCGAGACCGTCGGCGGCCTGCCACACATGACCCAGGCCGACCACCCAGCCGGTGTCGGCGATCCGTGCACCGTCACTACCGCAGCCGATCGCGGGTACCGGCCCGCCGGGCCGGGCCACGACCGGAGGTTCGTCCTGCGGATTCACGCACCAGGCATCCAGGCGCCCGGCCCGGTCGGCCCAGCCCCACCGGGCGGGGACACCGACCTGGACGCCGCCGTAGGACTCCCACCGCCAATCGGGCGGCAGCACCGGGCGGCGGTCCGACTGAACGAGCTCCGCGGTCACCCGTTCGATACCCGCCAGCGGCGACAGGGATCCGGACGCCGAGAACATCACCGCGACCAGCGCGGCGACGAACGCGCGTACACGTCGCATGCAATCCCCGAACCTTCGACCTCGTGTGCCGGACGCCGAGAGGTAGGTGCCCGCCGCCTGGCCTCACGGCCAGCTCACCAGGCTGCCGAACAGCCCGGCCGAGATGATCATCTTTTCGGGCCGGTTCCACCTCCGCTCGGTCACACCGTCGGACGGCCCGGCGATCGGAAAGTTGTTGATCGCCAGCCGTAGGCTCGGGGGCGGGCCCGGATCTGCCGGGTGGGCGGGAGATCGCGCATGGGTACCTGGGACGTCGGGCCGTTCGACAACGACACCGCCGCCGACTGGTGCGGTGACCTGGACGACGCCGCCCCGCAGCAGCGGGCGGCGCTGATCCGCGATGCCCTGCGCCGGGTCGCCGAGCACGGCGAGGAGTACCTCGACAGCGACGAAGCGGTGGAGGCCATCGCGGCCGCGGCCGTCGTCGCCTCCCAACTGCCGGGCGGGACGAAGATCGACACCCCCTATGCGCCGGACTTCCTGCTGGAGGGCGGCACCGTCGAGGTGGCCGGCGACGTTCCCGCGATCGCGGTCCGGGCCCTGGACCGGATCGTCGGGGACGACTCGGAATGGCGCGAGCTGTGGGAGGAGGCGGAGGAGTCGTATCCGCGGGCGCTCGCCGGCGTGCGATCCATCCGCGACACCCTGGCGCAGGCGATCACCCGCTGAGCCGGTCAGCCCGCCGGGGGGAGGTGCAGGTGCCAGCGGCCCGAGCGGTGGGTGAGGCGGGTCAGCGAGAGCGGCGCGACGTCCAACTGCCACACCGCGTCGTCCGGCAGGCCCAGCGCGTGTGTCAGCATCGCCCGCACCAGGACCGGGTGGGCGACCGCGACCACCCGCAGCCCCGCCTGCCGGTCCAGCCAGGTGCCGGCCCGCAGCCGCACGGCCGCCAGGGACTCGCCGCCGTGCGGGGCCGCGCACGGGTCGGTCAGCCAGGCCTGCAGCCCGAACGGCTCGGCGCCGGCCACGTCGCCCAGGCCGAGCCGGGTCCAGGTGCCGTAGTCGGGGTCGGCGAGCGCCTTGTCCACCACCGGGTCGTCGTGGCCCAGCGCACCGGCCGTCTGGATCGCGGCCTGCGACGGCGCGCAGCACCACGTGTCGGACCGGCCGCCGAGGTCGCCGGCCTCGGAGAGGGCGAGGGCGGCCCGCAGGCCGCCCTCGTCGAGGTCGTCGTCGCCGCCGAAGACCGCGCGGCGCAGGCCCGGGGTCGCGGCGGCGGCGAGCAGCCGCAATCCGCTCACGCGGCTACGATATCGGACCTCTCCCGTGCCGCCCGGTCCCGGGTTCCGATGCGGCCCAGCAGCGCCGCGAACGCCAGACCCAGCGCCGTCCACAGCGTCGCCTGGGTGCCCAGCGAGGCGATCCGGAAGTCCCACAGCAGGCTCGCCGGGAACGTGTCGGGTACCTCGTCGATGCTCGGCAGCAGCACGTAGCCGATCGCGACCACGATCACGAAGGCCGCGACCGCCGCGACGGCCCGCAGCCACTCCGGCGAGCCCTCGCGCGGCGAGCGCGCCGCGAGCACCCCGGCCCAGACGGCGACCAGGCCGATCACCACGATCGACAGGTAGCCGATCGTGCGCTGGTTGATCGTCGCCGGGTTGCCGACGGCGGGCGGGTTCGCCGGATATTTGACGAACGGCACGAGCACGATGCCGAGCAGGG belongs to Amorphoplanes digitatis and includes:
- the lnt gene encoding apolipoprotein N-acyltransferase, with amino-acid sequence MTLQPTPPVAAPDPVPTAGPRPLRRWISVAAACAAGAGLLLSLPPYGLWFLAPVAVALLAAATHRRRLRAGLGLGMLAGLVLFVPLLDWTNLAAGWLPWIMLSLAQAGYLALVGLAGAWLSPLHDRWRVLWPLTAGLLWVTQEALRDRAPFGGFPWGRLAFSQGDAPALRLAVLGGAPLVTFAVAAAGGALVALAWRRWSRPRTWAGAAGFAAVAAVLVAGPALVPVATPAGETRTVAIVQGNVPRLGLDFNAQRAAVLLNHVRATQNLADEVRLGRKPKPELVIWPENSSDIDPLRNPDAAQQIAAAATAIGVPILVGAVLRGDVPGEIRNAGILWKPVTGPDLDQVYIKRHPVPFAEYMPLRPIARVVSAKADLVKNMVAGQTPGVVRTPAITVGDVICFEVAYDSIVRDTVTGGAQILAVQTNNATFNEAEARQQLAMVRLRAVEHGREAVMVSTVGVSAFVGTDGRVHSPTGFNVAAVVLRGIHVGGPRTLATRLGHWPELAAVGLAVLLLALAAPMRRRRNGDNPAAEHTTEER
- a CDS encoding polyprenol monophosphomannose synthase; translation: MSDANPTAAGAEGYPGIGRILVVIPTYNEADNIRLITERVRRAVPSVDILVADDNSPDGTGGIADEISAADDHVFVLHRAGKEGLGAAYVAGFAWAKNKGYDAVVEMDADGSHAPEELHKLLDALRDTDAVLGTRYIPGGSVHNWPIHRLLLSRGGNIYIRMALGMPFRDATGGYRAYRMPVLDAIDVATVASTGYSFQVELAWRTYRHGFRMAEVPITFTEREHGVSKMSGNIFKEQLLRVTVWGATARRDALLSRLGRKPRPGSTWP
- a CDS encoding FxsA family protein, with protein sequence MRRGLALLPLVLLLLAVAEFAVFVAVVHAIGAFWALMIIIGSSIAGLALLRREGVRGWRAFREAAESGRPPGAQVSNSLVGLLGALLLAVPGFISAGAGLLLVLPPGRIFARRAVERATERRVSSAVAGDLFGPRHVRVHQSDPLADPPPASPAAPGGVIQGEVVEGEIVR
- a CDS encoding RNA polymerase-binding protein RbpA encodes the protein MGERMLRGSRLGAVSYESDRNTELAPRQTREYLCVKGHQFEVPFAVDAEVPITWECKFDGSVARLVDGNEPEQKKAKPPRTHWDMLLERRSISELEDILNERLQEVRTRRGR
- a CDS encoding serine/threonine protein kinase: MTGPAHTGSPGTGSSGDRPDGGPFGGDPATETRPCAHCGRPVPQRAAAGRPFRYCRDNDGECQRASRNVRMRHRASPGLAGQVARTWEAVDRLDQLVGTLSEALHAEMSPAGVERQVAEVRAETSRQVAAAHTERDDARRDADRAAEAAGTAVQQAVVARAERDDAVRAADDARRVAESATVDARRAVAGRDEAQAAASAAAALRVQAEADRDAARAAASAARGEADEARGEAAALGRDLAAARQEITTAGEALAGARRQAEAAGEELAAARRDAGQDRQAAAAADAGREAARAELATARTEAQAAAEAARSELAAVRAEAQAAAEAARSELATARAEAQAAGEAARLAEAERDVAGREAEALRATLDQVRADAERDLAALRQRLDAANTGADAAHARVAQLSAQVSDLASALASLGPGRAVPAQGPGDGRGGVEITAPATR
- a CDS encoding MarR family winged helix-turn-helix transcriptional regulator, which gives rise to MGDAQEPRWLDEDQNQTWMALAAMMMRLPAALDAQLQRDAGLSHFEYQVLAGLSMAPERTLRMSVLAGFAEGSLSRLSQVVARLEKRGLIRRTPDPADGRYTLAILTGTGWDKVVATAPGHVAEVQRLIFDALTKVQQRQLGEIGRRIVAKIDPDDPCITGRLP
- a CDS encoding DoxX family protein; this encodes MNIVLWIIAGLLAAAFAAAGVLKLSRSKEQLAASGLAWTEDFSAGTVKLIGAVELLAAVGLILPALLDIAPVLVPLAATGLVLTMIGAIVVHARRKEYSGIAVNVVLLLLAAVVAWGRFGPYSF
- a CDS encoding DODA-type extradiol aromatic ring-opening family dioxygenase; translation: MTDHIDDPFNPAVPAGAYDDLLTRVLPQARGQRRWEPADGPLPALFVSHGAPPTLDDPRWLADLFTWGQSLPKPRAIVVVSAHWENAPVAVSSAAAGAPLYYDYGGFHPRYYTLKYATPDATDLTRRIAGALGRGTEVHQFTDRGLDHGAFIPLMAMYPAADVPVVQLSMPSLDPQALLTLGQRLRGLREEGVLVVGSGFMTHSFAVMRDPGLAGHLEAFDQWAADALTRGDVDALSDYRAKAPGARISHPTADHFVPLLLTIGAATDPAAVTTAIERMWFGNSIRSVQIS
- a CDS encoding alpha/beta fold hydrolase; this translates as MATVTSADGTTIAYETVGSGPALIVVDGAMCYRGNGPARDLAEALSDEYTVFIYDRRGRGASGDTAPWSADREIEDLAALIEAAGGTAHLVGCSSGAVLAADAANRLDGVGRLALYEPPFIVDDTHPARPDTYVPRTEALIAAGDNGGAVKMFLRHVGVPGVVVWIMSLTPVFGKLKAVAPTLPYDLRILGDTGRGLPLDAARWSQVRAPAIVMDGGKSPRYMRNAAKALSEALPKSEYRTLPGQTHIVKAQVVAPAVKEFLRG